One genomic region from Conexibacter woesei Iso977N encodes:
- a CDS encoding DUF58 domain-containing protein, with translation MASPSDTTPQPHRRRAQLAQPAAKQGPGAMPPALLDALAIAVTQRVAGALPGDRRAAGVGAGTELAQIRPYAFGDDVRRIDAATTARTGEPHVRLEVPERTLTTWLALDVSSSMAFGTAARLKADVAEGVMLAIGRLALRHAGRVGIATFGDGDTRVQPPRGSKAGLVALRRTLNAGVARDGVADPHALADALGRVGRVARLPGLVVVVSDFRDQRDWARPLGVLRSRHAVLAVEVHDPREASIPPVGRIAVVDPETGRRVEVDTSRPRVREKFAAIEAERRETLASELRRLRVDHAALSTDEDWLLQLGRRLR, from the coding sequence ATGGCGTCGCCGAGCGACACCACGCCGCAGCCGCACCGCCGCCGCGCCCAGCTGGCGCAGCCCGCCGCCAAGCAGGGCCCGGGCGCGATGCCGCCCGCCCTGCTGGACGCGCTGGCGATCGCGGTGACGCAGCGGGTCGCGGGCGCGCTGCCGGGCGACCGTCGCGCCGCGGGCGTCGGCGCGGGCACCGAGCTCGCGCAGATCCGCCCGTACGCGTTCGGCGACGACGTGCGTCGAATCGACGCGGCGACGACCGCCCGGACGGGCGAGCCACATGTACGCCTTGAAGTCCCTGAGCGGACGCTGACGACGTGGCTGGCGCTGGACGTCTCTTCCTCGATGGCGTTCGGGACCGCGGCGCGGCTGAAGGCCGACGTCGCGGAGGGCGTGATGCTCGCGATCGGCCGGCTGGCGCTGCGCCACGCGGGGCGCGTCGGGATCGCGACGTTCGGCGACGGCGACACGCGCGTGCAGCCGCCGCGCGGGTCGAAGGCCGGGCTGGTCGCGCTGCGGCGGACGCTCAACGCGGGCGTCGCGCGGGACGGCGTCGCCGATCCGCACGCGCTGGCCGATGCGCTGGGGCGCGTCGGCAGGGTGGCGCGGCTGCCGGGGCTTGTCGTCGTCGTCTCAGACTTCCGCGACCAGCGCGACTGGGCGCGGCCGCTCGGCGTGCTGCGCTCCCGCCACGCGGTCCTGGCCGTCGAGGTCCACGACCCGCGCGAGGCGTCGATCCCGCCGGTCGGCCGGATCGCGGTCGTCGACCCGGAGACGGGGCGGCGCGTCGAGGTCGACACGTCGCGCCCGCGCGTGCGGGAGAAGTTCGCGGCGATCGAGGCCGAGCGGCGCGAGACGCTCGCGAGCGAGCTGCGGCGCCTGAGGGTCGACCACGCGGCGCTGAGCACCGACGAGGACTGGCTGCTGCAGCTGGGGCGGCGCCTGCGATGA
- a CDS encoding aldose 1-epimerase, which produces MSGDVVTLQAGNWTARWVPSVGMVGVSLFGAGRELLGQMGGLDAYASRGSTFGIPLLHPWANRLAAFSYAVGGQEVALGAETPGLHTEERGLPIHGLLSGRRGWEVVDVSGTSVRSRFSFDTPDLLAAFPFPHDLEIAAVLSAGALTISTTLIPTSDQAVPVAFGWHPYFTLPGIDRDHLILRTPSMSRMLLDDHMIPTGETEPFGPRHAPIADTDWDDAFTNLGADPHFTLAGGGHELTVRFLEGYTHLQLYTPPGRAVVAIEPMTAPTNALRSHDHLRLTTEPFTATFAIDLSEAA; this is translated from the coding sequence ATGTCAGGCGACGTCGTGACGCTGCAGGCCGGCAACTGGACCGCTCGGTGGGTGCCTTCTGTGGGCATGGTGGGAGTGTCCCTGTTCGGCGCGGGGCGGGAACTTCTGGGCCAGATGGGCGGACTCGATGCCTATGCGTCGCGGGGGTCGACCTTCGGGATCCCGCTGTTGCATCCATGGGCGAACCGGCTGGCGGCGTTCTCGTATGCCGTCGGTGGGCAGGAGGTCGCGCTGGGTGCCGAGACGCCCGGTTTGCACACCGAGGAGCGCGGGCTGCCGATCCACGGGCTGCTGTCGGGGCGGAGGGGGTGGGAGGTCGTCGACGTGTCGGGGACATCGGTGCGTTCGCGCTTCTCCTTCGACACACCAGACCTCCTGGCGGCGTTCCCCTTCCCGCACGACCTGGAGATCGCGGCGGTCCTGTCCGCGGGCGCGCTGACGATCTCGACGACGCTGATCCCCACGTCCGACCAGGCGGTGCCGGTGGCGTTCGGCTGGCACCCGTACTTCACGCTGCCCGGGATCGACCGGGACCACCTCATCCTCCGGACGCCCTCGATGTCGCGGATGCTCCTCGACGACCACATGATCCCGACCGGCGAGACCGAGCCCTTCGGGCCCCGCCACGCCCCGATCGCCGACACCGACTGGGACGACGCCTTCACCAACCTCGGCGCCGACCCCCACTTCACGCTCGCCGGCGGAGGTCACGAGCTGACGGTCCGCTTCCTGGAGGGCTACACCCACCTCCAGCTCTACACCCCTCCCGGCCGTGCCGTCGTGGCGATCGAGCCGATGACCGCCCCCACCAACGCCCTCCGCTCCCACGACCACCTCCGCCTGACCACCGAGCCCTTCACGGCAACCTTCGCGATCGACCTGTCCGAAGCGGCCTGA
- a CDS encoding VWA domain-containing protein → MTTATPLALSFATPLWLLALLAIPLALLLLYGARRRRTAYAVRFPAAASLALAAGAAAPWRRHVPTALALAAIAALAFALARPQRTVAVPVEGASIVLVTDHSGSMSATDVEPDRLSAAEAAAETFLDKLPKATRVGVVAYSDGPDGTLAPTTDRTRVRQTIEAQDAVGATATGEALQVALDTLAPNGRSAKPASAIVLLSDGKTTTGRDPVGVAQIAKKLRIPIYTVALGTADATIPNPVSPLSPPIAVPPDPETLRQIADVSGGRAFTSGDAGQLRSIYSTLGSRLATKHEQREVTSAFAAAALILLLGAGMLSIPRVGRLP, encoded by the coding sequence ATGACCACCGCCACGCCACTCGCGCTGTCGTTCGCCACGCCCCTCTGGCTGCTCGCGCTGCTGGCGATCCCGCTGGCGTTGTTGTTGCTCTACGGCGCGCGCCGGCGCCGGACCGCCTACGCGGTGCGCTTCCCGGCGGCCGCGTCGCTGGCGCTCGCCGCGGGCGCGGCGGCGCCGTGGCGCCGCCACGTCCCGACCGCGCTGGCGCTGGCCGCGATCGCCGCGCTGGCGTTCGCGCTCGCCAGGCCGCAGCGCACGGTCGCCGTGCCGGTCGAGGGCGCGTCGATCGTCCTGGTCACCGACCACTCGGGCTCGATGAGCGCCACCGACGTCGAGCCGGACCGGCTGAGCGCCGCCGAGGCCGCGGCCGAGACGTTCCTGGACAAGCTGCCCAAGGCGACCCGAGTTGGTGTGGTTGCCTACTCCGACGGCCCGGACGGCACGCTGGCGCCGACGACCGACCGCACGCGCGTGCGCCAGACGATCGAGGCCCAGGACGCCGTCGGCGCGACGGCGACCGGCGAGGCGCTGCAGGTCGCGCTCGACACGCTCGCGCCCAACGGCAGGAGCGCCAAGCCGGCCTCGGCGATCGTGCTGCTGTCCGACGGCAAGACGACGACCGGCCGCGACCCGGTCGGCGTCGCGCAGATCGCCAAGAAGCTGCGGATCCCGATCTACACGGTCGCGCTCGGGACCGCCGACGCGACGATCCCGAACCCGGTCTCGCCGCTGTCGCCACCGATCGCGGTCCCGCCCGATCCCGAGACGCTGAGGCAGATCGCCGACGTCTCCGGCGGCCGCGCGTTCACGTCCGGCGACGCGGGCCAGCTGCGCTCGATCTACTCCACGCTCGGCTCGCGCCTGGCGACCAAGCACGAGCAGCGCGAGGTCACCTCGGCCTTCGCCGCAGCGGCCCTGATCCTCCTGCTCGGCGCCGGGATGCTCTCGATCCCGCGCGTCGGCCGCCTGCCCTAG
- a CDS encoding VWA domain-containing protein, with amino-acid sequence MSFGQPFFLLALLVVPALVVGYLTLQRDRARAAAAFAAPRMAASVAPQRPRWRRHVPLLAFLLAVTALVVALAQPQKTVAVPVEHAQIMLLTDVSGSMLATDVRPNRLVAARRAGQAFIDKVPKRVNVGIEAFNQVPQVLANPTTDRDALASALGRLSSSGGTATGEAIVTATRVLQQAPAQDGRKPPSAIVLLTDGVSVKGVDPVAAAQAAARLRIPVYTVTLGTPGGTITVLRDPRHPAAGTVTKPVPPDPASLERVAQASGGKAYSAETAGDLSDVYQRLGSQLGTKKEPRQITAGFAGLGLVLLGLGAALSLRFTGRLI; translated from the coding sequence GTGAGCTTCGGCCAGCCCTTCTTCCTCCTCGCGCTGCTGGTCGTCCCCGCCCTCGTCGTCGGCTACCTGACGCTCCAGCGGGACCGTGCCCGCGCCGCCGCCGCGTTCGCCGCGCCGCGCATGGCCGCCTCGGTCGCGCCGCAGCGCCCACGCTGGCGCCGCCACGTCCCGCTGCTCGCGTTCCTGCTGGCGGTGACCGCGCTCGTCGTCGCGCTCGCCCAGCCGCAGAAGACGGTCGCGGTCCCGGTCGAGCACGCGCAGATCATGCTGCTGACCGACGTCTCGGGCTCGATGCTGGCGACCGACGTCAGGCCCAACCGGCTGGTCGCCGCGCGCCGCGCCGGCCAGGCGTTCATCGACAAGGTGCCCAAGCGCGTCAACGTCGGGATCGAGGCCTTCAACCAGGTCCCGCAGGTGCTGGCCAACCCCACGACCGACCGCGACGCGCTCGCCTCCGCCCTCGGGCGCCTGAGCTCCTCGGGTGGCACCGCGACCGGCGAGGCGATCGTCACCGCCACGCGAGTCCTCCAACAAGCCCCCGCGCAGGACGGCAGGAAGCCGCCGTCGGCGATCGTCCTGCTGACCGACGGCGTGTCGGTCAAGGGCGTCGACCCGGTCGCCGCCGCCCAGGCGGCCGCCAGGCTCAGGATCCCCGTCTACACCGTGACGCTCGGCACGCCGGGCGGCACGATCACCGTCCTGCGCGATCCCAGGCACCCGGCGGCCGGGACGGTCACCAAGCCGGTCCCGCCGGATCCCGCCTCGCTGGAGCGCGTCGCGCAGGCCAGCGGCGGCAAGGCCTACTCCGCCGAGACGGCGGGCGACCTCAGCGACGTCTACCAGCGCCTGGGCTCCCAGCTCGGGACCAAGAAGGAGCCGCGCCAGATCACGGCCGGCTTCGCGGGCCTCGGGCTCGTGCTCCTCGGCCTCGGCGCGGCGCTGTCGCTGCGCTTCACCGGGCGACTCATCTAA
- a CDS encoding S1C family serine protease produces MTPPKHIWSGNWEHESEEDARRRAEAEQTRLDHPEQPDPQEAPTTVGRTHYPPSDEPDTPAPGMSRGRVAALALITAVVIGGAAFAAGALLDNGGDNSRKIARPAALPAVSSRPLTPNRGQTRAGAIYQAASPAVVSIRTSSGSGTGFLVDNEGTLVTNDHVVETARTVQVKFGTDGSTITGTVKGTDPSSDLAVVHIAPSSIPAKTKPLQFADSSGVSVGDVAIAIGNPFGLDRTVTEGIVSSLGRTLRAPNNYQIDGVIQTDAAINPGNSGGPLLDDGGKVIGINSQIATNGISNGNVGIGFAVPSNTVRQVLPGLKDGRTVEHAWLGVETQTATSASSSGAQIAGVTTGGPAESAGIQSGDVVTEIDGQKVQDADQLSTIINSKAPGDHITLKVNRNGRDESVGVTLKNRPNTPATNTP; encoded by the coding sequence ATGACACCGCCCAAGCACATCTGGAGCGGCAACTGGGAGCACGAGTCCGAGGAGGACGCGCGCCGCCGCGCCGAGGCCGAGCAGACCCGCCTCGACCACCCCGAGCAGCCGGACCCGCAAGAGGCCCCGACCACCGTCGGCCGCACCCACTACCCGCCCAGCGACGAGCCGGACACGCCCGCACCCGGCATGTCCCGCGGCCGCGTCGCCGCGCTCGCGCTGATCACCGCCGTCGTCATCGGCGGCGCCGCCTTCGCGGCCGGCGCCCTGCTCGACAACGGCGGCGACAACAGCAGGAAGATCGCCCGCCCCGCCGCGCTCCCCGCCGTCTCGAGCAGGCCGCTCACCCCCAACCGCGGCCAGACCCGCGCCGGCGCCATCTACCAGGCCGCCTCCCCCGCCGTGGTCTCGATCCGCACCTCCTCGGGCTCCGGCACCGGCTTCCTGGTCGACAACGAGGGCACCCTCGTGACGAACGACCACGTCGTCGAGACCGCCAGGACCGTCCAGGTCAAGTTCGGCACCGACGGCAGCACGATCACCGGCACCGTCAAGGGCACCGACCCGTCCTCGGACCTCGCGGTCGTCCACATCGCGCCGAGCTCGATCCCGGCCAAGACCAAGCCGCTGCAGTTCGCCGACTCCTCCGGCGTGTCCGTCGGCGACGTCGCGATCGCGATCGGCAACCCCTTCGGCCTGGACCGCACGGTCACCGAGGGCATCGTCTCCTCCCTCGGCCGCACCCTGCGCGCGCCCAACAACTACCAGATCGACGGCGTGATCCAGACCGACGCCGCGATCAACCCCGGCAACTCCGGCGGCCCGCTCCTCGACGACGGCGGCAAGGTCATCGGGATCAACTCGCAGATCGCCACCAATGGCATCTCCAACGGCAACGTCGGCATCGGCTTCGCGGTCCCGTCCAACACCGTCCGCCAGGTCCTGCCCGGCCTCAAGGACGGCCGCACGGTCGAGCACGCGTGGCTCGGCGTCGAGACCCAGACCGCCACGTCGGCGTCCAGCTCCGGCGCGCAGATCGCCGGCGTCACCACCGGCGGCCCCGCCGAGTCGGCCGGCATCCAGTCCGGCGACGTCGTGACCGAGATCGACGGCCAGAAGGTCCAGGACGCCGACCAGCTCTCGACGATCATCAACTCCAAGGCGCCGGGCGACCACATCACCTTGAAGGTCAACCGCAACGGCCGCGACGAGTCCGTCGGCGTCACGCTGAAGAACCGCCCCAACACGCCCGCGACCAACACCCCGTGA
- a CDS encoding AAA family ATPase, with protein MDDLTTQQSPIDPDEDPRRALGEALHEIKRVIVGQDAMLERLLVSLLAGGHVLLEGVPGLAKTLTVRTLADVVGGTFRRVQFTPDLVPADLVGTRIWRPDTGRFDTELGPVFGNVLLADEINRAPAKVQSALLEVMQEHQVTIGGQSFPVPRPFLVLATQNPIESEGTYPLPEAQVDRFLMKLLVDYPTPGEEAAVVGRSLAGTAEVRQRLELPDLERYAATAVQVMVDRDIIAYAVALADATRHPGAHGMGDLAGMVEFGASPRGPIGLVHAARALAMLRGRGYVNAGDVRDLAPDVLRHRLVLSYDALSEGITADQILDRVLEAVPEPEDRYLHRSRGAAA; from the coding sequence ATGGACGACCTCACCACCCAGCAGTCACCGATCGACCCCGACGAGGACCCGCGCCGCGCGCTCGGCGAGGCGCTGCACGAGATCAAGCGCGTCATCGTCGGCCAGGACGCGATGCTCGAGCGCCTGCTCGTCTCGCTGCTCGCGGGCGGCCACGTGCTGCTCGAGGGCGTCCCGGGCCTCGCCAAGACGCTGACGGTCCGGACGCTGGCCGACGTCGTCGGCGGCACGTTCCGCCGCGTCCAGTTCACCCCGGACCTGGTCCCGGCCGACCTCGTCGGCACGCGGATCTGGCGCCCGGACACCGGCCGCTTCGACACCGAGCTCGGCCCGGTCTTCGGCAACGTCCTGCTCGCCGACGAGATCAACCGCGCGCCCGCCAAGGTGCAGAGCGCGTTGTTGGAGGTCATGCAGGAGCACCAGGTGACGATCGGCGGCCAGTCGTTCCCGGTCCCGCGCCCGTTCCTGGTCCTGGCGACCCAGAACCCGATCGAGTCCGAGGGCACCTACCCGCTGCCCGAGGCGCAGGTCGACCGCTTCCTGATGAAGTTGTTGGTGGACTACCCGACGCCGGGCGAGGAGGCCGCGGTCGTCGGCCGCTCGCTGGCCGGCACCGCCGAGGTGCGCCAGCGCCTGGAGCTGCCCGACCTGGAGCGTTACGCCGCGACGGCCGTGCAGGTCATGGTCGACCGCGACATCATCGCCTACGCGGTCGCGCTCGCCGACGCGACGCGCCACCCGGGCGCGCACGGCATGGGCGACCTCGCCGGGATGGTCGAGTTCGGCGCCTCCCCGCGCGGGCCGATCGGCCTCGTGCACGCGGCGCGCGCGCTGGCGATGCTGCGCGGGCGCGGCTACGTCAACGCCGGCGACGTGCGCGACCTCGCGCCCGACGTCCTGCGCCACCGCCTCGTGCTGTCCTACGACGCGCTGAGCGAGGGCATCACCGCCGACCAGATCCTGGACCGCGTGCTCGAGGCCGTGCCCGAGCCCGAGGACCGCTACCTGCACCGCTCGCGGGGCGCCGCGGCGTAG